From one Gossypium hirsutum isolate 1008001.06 chromosome D08, Gossypium_hirsutum_v2.1, whole genome shotgun sequence genomic stretch:
- the LOC107917412 gene encoding cysteine-tryptophan domain-containing zinc finger protein 7 isoform X2 has product MISLGCNDTRKGLGLGFGAREMEETELEEGEACSNNDNDDAYDDTFGPKNDLSSLSYIDEKIQHILGHFQKDFEGGVSAENLGAKFGGYGSFLPTYQRSPGRSHPTSSPKFQNCNAPRFPNTIQLEDGRHPTNFGTFHALKASYANDSIKQEVSLTSTHAHELATRCEYADKKVSNLPDQKTLKLRIKMGSDNFLTQKNAAIYSGLGLDVSPSSSLDESPSESEGMYGGTQEPLFESPTSILQLMTSFPVPGEALLSPLSDHLLNLIVKEKILKENISNSGKGDEILLGDEKANSDSVEKKDFLVERNGGSKREIKNGNVIMSKKEVDIDALACEELVSKTLELPLLSNPYSAVGKVKDNSIARNKGVHHVAVEESLEPILTQDIGWENPRVNSAQKVLEEQKTSVLDDNSGCTRKYEYIKAENTYNFVKAESNVPKGSKALNSEAVDPLRKKSNLKATLQEQNNLKLPSAKEQTFSGGKNKSKSSHGQGSLAAEVPKDSLRVGSSLTLKNKQTAHVNNNTNKKDLGDQKLERPFQKAEDRDRDFFGDVGESEHEENLTSSLEIRSKDRLKEDDMIGKNTLAINSSHNGRRSGKKREDLLASKSFPGATLDGASNSGCVNTVGASPGTAAPVLINENWVSCDKCLKWRLLPIGLNPSDLPEKWVCSMLNWLPAMNHCSVDEEETTKAVLTSHQVPAVVSQTNLQNNLGSTMSRLKSADTLQPEQNQQCSGSHAMPPSGRKKHGLKEISNAMDKDGPTPMKKNIQASVLSGSSTDITKSLVVSGSSLCDPRKCGVPVKKHKSKQKKKHKVSEHGSGGGDAKTSKMKGKRISDQDSLRASKKIKSKSLHLVDENSMYEHAGKGDLSTSNDLPTASTGKDQPKPSQLSSYNAPKLDTEDRQQVSGKRPKDKVQVSSADGSVDLVNFDGGEVSRKRKADECINNQLYSGSYQIMGNHLQDGTVCAKEEFNKNKYRQEKKVRLSTTGGKDTSSSKNNGKLEKKKIHSKNHHSGQELDSTLSERRLCGTEDKNGGQLGGSRAKASIESSPNIRKVQFMNGSVDYLGQEVKYDIELTTADELLDEENQNDKHGDDNVSQPRKSGKGSSWSKDRSQKFKSDYVDEMQGRTPLCKVKPKNGRNNFQERLGVKSNGSENRSVDDNKESMGKLSSESSKRENQRNVGQSDAKPDETGGQDVMCTVKKSIMQDGNVKKYMKRFHSDKSDHAEIASGRGNSPSLPPSGGTQNEILTHCPHPNGSQKGNRADGSQSDDALKVQKQIKEADRQNGAQHCSSRHTGHRIRGINAPSPMRKDSPNQAATNALKEATDLKHMADRVKNSGSIVESIGLYFQAALKFLYSASLLESCNNEGTKHGEMIQSMQIYSSTAKLFERVSFFFCLRC; this is encoded by the exons atGATTTCGTTAGGGTGTAACGATACGAGGAAGGGGCTAGGATTAGGTTTTGGTGCAAGAGAAATGGAAGAGACTGAGCTTGAAGAAGGAGAGGCCTGTTCAAATAATGACAATGACGATGCTTATGATGACACATTCGGCCCCAAGAATGATCTATCTTCTCTCTCTTACATT GACGAGAAAATTCAACATATTCTTGGACATTTTCAAAAGGATTTTGAAGGTGGAGTATCTGCAGAAAACCTGG GGGCAAAATTTGGTGGGTATGGATCATTCTTACCTACTTATCAACGTTCTCCTGGCCGGTCTCATCCGACGAGTTCACCGAAATTTCAGAATTGCAATGCACCTAGATTTCCTAACACGATACAATTGGAG GATGGTCGTCATCCTACAAATTTTGGAACCTTCCATGCTTTAAAGGCATCATATGCGAATGATTCAATTAAGCAAGAGGTCAGCTTAACATCTACTCATGCTCATGAGCTTGCCACCAGGTGTGAATATGCGGACAAGAAAGTTTCCAATCTGCCAGACCAGAAAACATTGAAGCTACGAATCAAAATGGGTTCAGACAACTTTTTGACACAAAAAAATGCTGCAATCTACAGTGGTCTTGGCCTTGATGTCTCACCATCTTCCTCCTTAGATGAGAGCCCTTCTGAAAGTGAAGGGATGTATGGGGGCACTCAAGAGCCCTTATTTGAATCTCCAACCAGTATTCTTCAG TTGATGACTTCCTTCCCGGTACCTGGGGAAGCACTATTGTCTCCTCTCTCTGATCATCTACTTAACTTGATTGTGAAGGAAAAAATCTTAAAAGAGAATATATCGAATTCTGGAAAGGGTGATGAAATATTATTAGGTGATGAGAAAGCAAATTCAGACTCAGTGGAGAAAAAGGATTTTCTGGTGGAAAGGAACGGTGGCAGTAAAAGGGAAATAAAGAATGGCAATGTTATCATGTCAAAGAAGGAAGTAGATATTGACGCATTGGCTTGTGAGGAGCTTGTTTCAAAAACATTAGAGCTTCCTCTTTTATCTAATCCATATTCTGCTGTTGGCAAGGTAAAAGATAATAGCATAGCAAGAAATAAAGGTGTACATCATGTAGCTGTGGAGGAGTCACTGGAGCCTATACTTACCCAAGATATTGGCTGGGAGAATCCAAGGGTTAATTCAGCTCAAAAGGTTCTGGAGGAACAAAAGACAAGTGTTCTAGATGATAATTCAGGTTGCACGAGAAAATATGAGTATATTAAAGCAGAAAACACTTATAATTTTGTTAAAGCTGAGTCTAATGTTCCTAAAGGTAGCAAAGCTCTAAATAGTGAAGCGGTAGATCCTCTTAGGAAGAAGAGCAACCTGAAAGCTACATTGCAGGAACAAAACAATCTGAAGTTGCCTTCTGCCAAGGAGCAAACCTTCTCTGGtggaaaaaataaatcaaaaagcAGTCATGGTCAAGGCAGTCTAGCTGCCGAGGTACCAAAAGATAGCTTGAGGGTTGGTTCTTCTTTGACGCTGAAAAATAAGCAGACTGCTCATGTGAACAATAATACAAACAAAAAGGACTTGGGAGACCAAAAATTAGAAAGACCTTTTCAAAAGGCTGAAGATAGGGATAGAGATTTTTTTGGAGATGTTGGAGAATCAGAACATGAAGAGAACCTAACAAGTTCTTTAGAAATTCGTTCTAAAGATCGACTGAAGGAAGATGATATGATTGGAAAAAACACATTAGCCATTAATAGTTCACATAATGGCAGACGAAGTGGTAAGAAAAGAGAGGATTTACTGGCAAGCAAATCATTCCCTGGAGCAACATTGGATGGTGCTTCTAACTCTGGCTGTGTGAACACTGTTGGAGCTTCCCCTGGAACTGCAGCTCCTGTATTGATAAATGAAAATTGGGTTTCTTGTGACAAGTGCCTGAAGTGGCGCCTTCTTCCAATAGGCTTAAATCCTTCTGATTTACCTGAGAAGTGGGTATGCAGCATGCTTAACTGGCT GCCTGCAATGAACCACTGCAGTGTTGATGAGGAGGAAACTACAAAAGCTGTTTTGACATCGCATCAAGTTCCTGCTGTAGTGAGTCAaactaatttgcaaaataatcTTGGCAGTACTATGTCCAGACTAAAATCAGCTGATACCTTACAGCCTGAACAAAACCAACAATGTTCTGGTTCACATGCCATGCCCCCTTCTGGAAGGAAGAAACATGGtttaaaagaaatatcaaatGCAATGGACAAGGATGGGCCAACTCCTATGAAGAAGAACATCCAGGCATCAGTTCTATCCGGGAGTTCAACTGATATAACTAAATCTCTCGTGGTAAGTGGATCAAGTTTATGTGATCCTAGAAAATGCGGCGTGCCTGTCAAGAAACACAAAAGTAAGCAGAAAAAGAAGCATAAAGTGTCAGAACATGGATCTGGTGGAG GTGATGCCAAAACTTCAAAGATGAAAGGAAAAAGGATCTCTGATCAAGATTCTTTGAGGGCGTCCAAGAAAATTAAGTCTAAAAGTTTGCATCTTGTTGATGAAAATTCAATGTATGAGCATGCTGGTAAGGGGGATCTTAGCACGAGTAATGATCTGCCAACCGCATCTACAGGAAAGGATCAACCTAAACCCAGTCAACTTTCTTCTTATAATGCTCCAAAGTTGGATACGGAGGACAGACAACAGGTCTCTGGTAAAAGACCAAAGGACAAAGTTCAGGTTTCCTCGGCTGATGGATCAGTGGATCTGGTAAATTTTGATGGTGGGGAAGTTTCAAGGAAGAGAAAAGCTGATGAATGTATTAATAATCAATTATATTCAGGTTCCTATCAAATTATGGGGAACCACCTCCAGGATGGAACGGTGTGTGCCAAAGAAGAGTTCAACAAAAATAAGTACAGGCAGGAAAAGAAGGTCAGGTTATCTACGACTGGGGGGAAGGATACCTCTTCAAGTAAAAACAATGGTAAGCtggagaaaaaaaaaatacattcaaAGAATCACCATAGTGGGCAAGAACTAGATAGCACTCTGTCCGAACGTCGCTTATGTGGTACAGAAGATAAGAATGGTGGTCAGTTAGGTGGCAGTAGAGCTAAGGCTTCGATTGAATCTTCTCCTAATATCAGAAAAGTGCAATTTATGAATGGTAGTGTTGATTATTTAGGCCAAGAGGTTAAATATGACATTGAATTAACAACTGCTGATGAACTCCTTGATGAAGAAAATCAGAATGACAAACATGGTGATGACAATGTCTCTCAGCCAAGAAAGTCGGGCAAGGGGTCCTCATGGTCAAAGGATAGAAGTCAGAAATTTAAATCTGATTATGTGGATGAAATGCAAGGTCGTACGCCTTTATGTAAGGTAAAACCTAAGAATGGCAGAAATAATTTTCAGGAGAGGCTTGGAGTTAAGTCTAATGGAAGTGAGAATAGATCTGTTGATGATAACAAAGAATCTATGGGAAAACTATCCAGTGAGAGTAGTAAAAGAGAAAATCAAAGAAATGTTGGTCAGTCAGATGCTAAACCTGATGAAACTGGAGGTCAAGATGTAATGTGCACTGTGAAGAAGAGTATCATGCAGGATGgcaatgttaaaaaatatatgaaaagatTCCATTCTGACAAATCTGATCATGCGGAAATTGCTTCTGGGAGAGGGAACTCACCATCATTACCACCCTCCGGAGGAACTCAAAATGAGATACTGACTCATTGCCCCCACCCTAATGGGTCCCAAAAGGGAAATAGAGCTGATGGATCTCAAAGTGATGATGCTTTGAAGGTACAAAAACAAATAAAGGAGGCTGATCGTCAAAATGGGGCTCAGCACTGTAGTTCAAGGCATACTGGACATAGGATCAGGGGCATTAATGCCCCTAGTCCAATGAGAAAGGATTCCCCAAACCAGGCAGCTACCAATGCTTTGAAGGAGGCTACAGATTTAAAGCATATGGCTGACCGTGTCAAG AACTCTGGATCAATTGTGGAGAGCATCGGACTTTACTTCCAGGCAGCATTGAAGTTTCTTTATAGTGCTTCTCTACTCGAATCTTGCAATAATGAGGGTACTAAGCATGGAGAGATGATTCAGTCTATGCAAATATATAGTAGCACTGCAAAACTCTTCGA GCGAGTCTCCTTCTTCTTCTGCCTCCGATGTTGA